Proteins encoded by one window of Cydia fagiglandana chromosome Z, ilCydFagi1.1, whole genome shotgun sequence:
- the LOC134679067 gene encoding histone-lysine N-methyltransferase EHMT1: protein MQRPVDEKCDSEAQPDLERSSNMLAAPDHKKKTELDNSDAKPKASEEDPKPRIVLTFRSEKTGTRSSNMKIVSAEEKQEEISPRRSTRIRIPVMWDSEEETEFTSPKKEKAVSSVSENEEASDGSTPKRSTRRRSKEFSDNVIANAIARKEKYNDPGPPKRPSRQIKPTPKVLGNKELRWLQSQPQSNVIDRSEEGVMTRRSARRRSFEAVEEKKVEKVFEEEEDIEAEEMELEEAQTEEAAVQSNNVKKLKHLCELGLRAINPAGLSDSQEAEDRDEDMEELEDEELDEELISKLAEAETGSDEDEDDDDEFFCAADASCGERPRRSTRLCSGYGEEDEEMAEDGKSQPRRSSRIPKSVEYLSDTESSRNPAGADDTEAAYPDEESGVTATCYCEATSNVYASPKDLDAEPVFCQAVDLVDGIRVGCSHSALRTPAGLAPLVRSGPRAPYVLACEQHNRQLRLHMACAACGCFCTQGVFYRCNKNHYFHVDCGISSDPKQKPGCPHCGVYSYRWQPVNRECHRVRITAKCSNKRVFLPDQRVQCTPAYLGFSTLDPTSLEQDPIIPPDLLPTLTVDLEGLRTRDPSATDAGDLYPAILAGAKADELLPMIVSCPDINKPVTPSGGTVAHAAARRGHLAALYLAQYAGANMDAEDARSLTPLMCAVRALSKKTQSKPKHTDSDVEMDADPESEKEDDKSETGSDEELLKVIRYLVAAGCDANLPGPEGMTALHTAARYGHKEACAAILGSARSQVDPRDHGGWTPLVWAAEHSHAAVVRLLLEHGADPTAMDIEGNAAAHWCALAGHGPCLRLLVEASPRAVAAVNAHRDTPLHVAARQGHYACVVILLAHGARTDVENIAGELPVEVCTGQCQSAISLNMQMAIASREQLTRYKMLSSDISNGREPHPVPCVNEVDDTPAPADFTYVVRHVTPRRVDVDDTIDTLQGCSCTDGTCSADTCSCQLLGVRRWFHKGRLVPDFPYHEPPMLFQCNHTCGCNKKLCTNSVVTRATENGSMMIRACVFRAGGSKGWGLRATAKVLRGSPVATYCGELLSMGHADTRSPDHYMFALDVKPDLLEQCEYKVQLCVDAARYGSAARFINHSCQPNLAPVRVFTGSRDLRLPAVCLFATRDIAPGEELAFDYGDKFWSVKSKWMKCECGSPECRYPHQSTDDE, encoded by the exons ATGCAAAGGCCCGTGGATGAGAAGTGCGATAGCGAGGCCCAACCCGACCTCGAGCGCTCTAGCAACATGCTAGCAGCGCCTGACCACAAGAAGAAGACCGAGCTGGACAACTCCGACGCGAAACCGAAGGCAAGTGAAGAGGACCCGAAACCACGAATAGTGCTCACATTTCGCTCCGAAAAGACAGGAACGCGTTCTAGCAACATGAAAATCGTTTCGGCCGAAGAGAAGCAAGAGGAAATCTCGCCGCGGCGGTCCACCCGCATCAGAATACCCGTCATGTGGGATTCTGAGGAGGAGACTGAGTTTACGTCGCCCAAGAAAGAAAAAGCTGTTAGCAGCGTGTCGGAGAACGAGGAAGCTTCCGACGGGAGCACGCCCAAACGCTCCACCCGTCGAAGAAGCAAGGAGTTCTCTGATAACGTCATCGCTAACGCCATCGCTAGGAAAGAGAAGTATAATGACCCTGGACCTCCAAAGAGGCCCTCTAGACAAATAAAACCGACTCCTAAGGTGCTAGGGAATAAGGAGCTGAGGTGGCTGCAGTCCCAGCCGCAGAGTAATGTGATAGATAGGTCGGAGGAGGGTGTGATGACCCGCAGGTCGGCGCGGAGGAGGAGCTTTGAAGCTGTGGAGGAGAAGAAAGTTGAGAAGGTGTTTGAGGAGGAAGAAGATATTGAGGCTGAAGAGATGGAACTGGAAG AAGCCCAGACAGAGGAGGCGGCAGTACAATCAAACAATGTGAAGAAACTGAAACACCTCTGCGAGCTGGGGCTCCGAGCCATCAACCCTGCTGGCCTGAGTGACAGTCAGGAGGCTGAAGACAG AGATGAAGATATGGAGGAGCTAGAAGACGAGGAACTGGACGAAGAGCTGATCAGCAAACTGGCCGAAGCGGAGACCGGCTCCGACGAGGACGAAGACGATGACGACGAGTTCTTCTGCGCCGCGGACGCGTCCTGCGGTGAGAGGCCTAGGAGGTCTACCAGGCTGTGCTCGGGGTATGGTGAGGAGGATGAAGAGATGGCAGAAGATGGGAA ATCACAGCCGCGACGCTCATCAAGGATACCTAAGAGTGTAGAATACTTGTCGGACACCGAAAG caGTAGGAATCCGGCGGGTGCTGATGATACGGAGGCCGCATACCCGGATGAAGAGTCTGGTGTCACAGCGACCTGCTACTGCGAGGCAACCAGCAACGTGTACGCCTCGCCTAAAGACTTGGACG CGGAGCCAGTGTTCTGCCAAGCCGTGGACCTGGTGGACGGGATCCGCGTGGGCTGCTCGCACAGCGCGCTGCGCACGCCGGCGGGCCTGGCGCCGCTGGTGCGCAGCGGGCCGCGCGCGCCCTACGTGCTGGCCTGCGAACAGCACAACAGGCAGCTGCGGCTGCACATGGCCTGCGCGGCCTGCGGCTGCTTCTGTACGCAG GGCGTGTTCTACCGCTGCAACAAGAACCACTACTTCCACGTCGACTGCGGCATCTCCAGCGACCCGAAACAGAAGCCCGGCTGCCCCCACTGCGGCGTGTACTCGTACCGATGGCAGCCGGTCAACAGGGAGTGCCACAGAGTGCGGATCACGGCTAAATGTTCCAATAAGAGGGTGTTCCTGCCAGATCAGAGGGTGCAGTG cACTCCAGCATATCTTGGTTTCTCCACGCTGGACCCCACGAGCTTAGAACAAGACCCCATAATCCCTCCAGACCTACTGCCGACGCTGACGGTGGACCTCGAGGGTCTGCGGACACGGGACCCTTCGGCGACGGACGCGGGGGATCTTTACCCCGCTATACTGGCGGGGGCTAAGGCTGACGAACTGCTGCCTATGATAG TGTCGTGCCCCGACATAAACAAGCCCGTAACGCCGAGCGGCGGCACAGTGGCCCACGCGGCGGCCCGGAGAGGCCACCTCGCCGCGCTCTACCTCGCGCAGTACGCGGGCGCGAACATGGACGCGGAGGACGCGCGCTCGCTCACACCGCTCATGTGCGCCGTCAGAG CGCTCTCCAAAAAGACCCAATCGAAGCCCAAACACACCGACTCAGACGTGGAAATGGACGCGGACCCAGAGAGCGAGAAGGAAGACGACAAGAGCGAGACGGGTAGCGACGAGGAGCTGCTCAAGGTCATACGGTACCTGGTCGCCGCCGGGTGCGACGCCAATCTGCCT GGCCCCGAGGGCATGACAGCGCTCCACACGGCCGCCCGCTACGGACACAAGGAGGCGTGCGCCGCCATCTTGGGCTCGGCTCGGTCGCAGGTGGACCCGCGCGATCACGGCGGCTGGACGCCGCTAGTGTGGGCGGCGGAACACTCGCACGCCGCCGTCGTCAG ATTACTCCTAGAGCACGGCGCGGACCCCACGGCGATGGACATCGAAGGCAACGCGGCCGCGCACTGGTGCGCCCTGGCCGGCCACGGGCCGTGCCTGCGGCTGCTGGTGGAGGCCTCCCCGCGCGCCGTGGCCGCCGTCAACGCGCACAGGGACACCCCCCT ACACGTAGCCGCGAGACAAGGTCACTACGCGTGCGTGGTCATATTACTTGCACACGGAGCCAGG ACCGACGTGGAGAACATAGCGGGCGAACTGCCAGTGGAGGTGTGTACGGGACAGTGTCAGAGCGCCATCTCGCTCAACATGCAGATGGCGATCGCGTCCAGAGAGCAGCTCACGCGGTACAAAATGCTATCAAG CGACATATCGAACGGGCGCGAGCCGCACCCCGTCCCCTGCGTCAACGAGGTGGACGACACGCCCGCCCCCGCCGACTTCACGTACGTGGTGCGCCACGTGACGCCGCGCCGAGTCGACGTCGATGACACCATCGACACACTGCAG GGCTGCTCGTGCACGGACGGCACGTGCTCGGCCGACACGTGCTCGTGCCAGCTGCTCGGCGTGCGCCGCTGGTTCCACAAGGGCCGCCTCGTGCCCGACTTCCCCTACCACGAACCGCCTATGCTGTTCCAGTGCAACCACACTTGCGGTTGTAATAAG AAACTGTGCACGAATTCGGTAGTGACCCGCGCCACGGAGAACGGGTCCATGATGATCCGCGCCTGCGTGTTCCGCGCCGGCGGCTCCAAGGGCTGGGGGCTCCGCGCAACGGCCAAG GTCCTGAGAGGGTCCCCGGTGGCCACGTACTGCGGGGAGCTGCTGAGCATGGGCCACGCTGACACGCGCTCCCCGGACCACTACATGTTCGCGCTAGACGTCAAGCCGGACTTGCTCGAG CAATGCGAATACAAAGTGCAGCTgtgcgtggacgcggcgcggtaCGGCAGCGCGGCGCGGTTCATCAACCACAGCTGCCAGCCCAACCTGGCGCCCGTGCGCGTGTTCACCGGCAGCCGCGACCTGCGCCTGCCCGCCGTCTGCCTGTTCGCCACCCGGGACATCGCGCCCGGCGAGGAGCTCGC TTTCGACTACGGTGACAAGTTCTGGTCGGTGAAGTCCAAATGGATGAAATGCGAGTGCGGCAGCCCGGAGTGCAGGTACCCGCACCAGTCCACCGACGACGAGTAA
- the LOC134678289 gene encoding xaa-Pro aminopeptidase 3-like isoform X2, whose translation MHNFRKTLFNTVSKSRRKVCGKPEQIIRRMSVIDYPSDEKMLSKFQIPKGIMGQPTCHTHPHLIEPDFLTCGITQMEYRERRETLVQKLAAEVHNEHQSHIIVIPAASKQYMSDKIPYVFRQNSDFFYLTGCLEASAILVMVKPAQTSHFKSILFVHDKDEHAELWEGPRTGCHAAARLFAVDEARPIGNFPSYLSQVASSTRPSILWSPRDANREVNDLLAPVWQAGAASGDPQKALHVMRSIKSPAEKELMKETCYIGSQAINMAMAVTKPGVSEHYLTAVLDYSARASGAEHPAFPPVVAGGARATHIHYVTNNQLLNADEMVLVDSGSQRWLYNSDISRTWPVSGKFTKHQRILYELILNVQKRLIQILGEHRPALDQLFDSMCRLLGKHLQQEGILPRNIDGNDLVGRTACVRTTCPTTWGSTCTTRRWCDGTCPSRRTWWSPWSLAYTSVRTTRQCLRNSAASGSGSRTTC comes from the exons ATGCATAATTTTcgtaaaactttatttaatacAG TTTCTAAAAGCCGAAGGAAAGTATGTGGGAAGCCGGAACAGATAATAAGACGCATGTCTGTCATTGATTATCCTTCTGACGAAAAAATGTTGTCAAAATTTCAAATACCCAAAGGAATAATGGGTCAGCCTACATGTCACACCCACCCTCATCTGATTGAACCAGATTTCTTAACTTGCGGTATCACACAGATGGAATACAGGGAAAGGCGGGAAACATTGGTTCAGAAATTAGCTGCTGAAGTTCACAATGAGCATCAGTCACATATA ATAGTGATACCAGCAGCAAGCAAGCAATACATGTCAGACAAAATTCCATATGTGTTCCGACAGAATTCTGACTTCTTTTATCTAACGGGCTGCTTGGAGGCTTCTGCAATTCTAGTCATGGTCAAACCGGCACAAACTAGCCACTTTAAG TCAATCCTGTTCGTTCACGACAAGGACGAGCACGCGGAGCTGTGGGAGGGCCCGCGGACCGGCTGCCACGCGGCCGCGCGCCTCTTCGCGGTCGACGAGGCGCGCCCCATAGGCAACTTCCCTAGCTACTTATCACA AGTAGCCTCATCAACGCGCCCCTCCATCCTCTGGAGCCCCCGCGACGCCAACCGTGAGGTCAACGACCTGCTGGCCCCCGTGTGGCAGGCTGGGGCCGCGTCCGGGGACCCGCAGAAGGCCCTGCACGTGATGAGGTCGATCAAGAGCCCCGCAGAGAAGGAGCTCATGAAGGAGACGTGTTATATTGGGAGTCAGGCTATTAATATGGCCATGGCGGTCACTAAACCTG gcGTATCCGAGCACTACCTGACCGCGGTCCTAGACTACAGCGCCCGCGCCTCGGGGGCGGAGCACCCGGCGTTCCCGCCCGTGGTCGCCGGCGGCGCCCGAGCCACGCACATACACTACGTCACCAACAACCAGCTGCTGAACGCCGACGAAATGGTGCTGGTGGACTCAG GCAGCCAACGCTGGTTATACAACTCGGACATCTCTCGAACGTGGCCGGTGTCCGGGAAGTTCACCAAGCACCAGAGGATATTGTACGAGCTCATACTTAATGTTCAA AAGCGGTTAATACAAATACTAGGCGAGCACCGACCAGCGTTGGACCAGCTGTTCGACTCAATGTGCAGGCTACTAGGCAAGCATCTGCAGCAGGAGGGCATCCTGCCCAGGAACATAGACGGGAACGATCTTGTAGGC CGTACCGCCTGTGTCCGCACCACGTGTCCCACTACCTGGGGATCGACGTGCACGACACGCCGCTGGTGCGACGGCACATGCCCGTCAAGACGGACATGGTGGTCACCGTGGAGCCTG GCATATACATCCGTCCGGACGACACGTCAGTGCCTCCGGAATTCCGCGGCATCGGGATCCGGATCGAGGACGACGTGCTGA
- the LOC134678429 gene encoding DNA-directed RNA polymerase II subunit RPB9, whose translation MTLNLGRKDGGPGYVGIQFCQECNNMLYPREDKNNKVLLYACRNCDYKQLADSNCVYVNKIMHEVDELTHINPDVVSDPTLPRTKDHMCPKCNHREAVFFQGQTRRAEEEMRLYYVCTSCKHRWTE comes from the coding sequence ATGACGTTGAACTTGGGAAGAAAAGATGGTGGGCCTGGCTACGTCGGCATACAGTTTTGCCAAGAGTGCAACAACATGCTTTATCCGCGCGAGGACAAAAACAACAAAGTTTTACTGTATGCCTGCAGAAATTGTGACTACAAGCAGCTTGCCGACTCTAACTGCGTGTACGTGAACAAAATTATGCACGAAGTGGACGAGCTGACGCATATAAACCCTGACGTGGTGAGCGATCCGACGCTCCCGCGCACCAAGGATCACATGTGCCCGAAATGCAACCACAGAGAGGCGGTGTTCTTCCAGGGCCAGACCAGACGCGCCGAGGAGGAGATGAGGCTGTACTACGTGTGTACGAGCTGTAAGCATAGGTGGACTGAGTGA
- the LOC134678289 gene encoding xaa-Pro aminopeptidase 3-like isoform X1 gives MHNFRKTLFNTVSKSRRKVCGKPEQIIRRMSVIDYPSDEKMLSKFQIPKGIMGQPTCHTHPHLIEPDFLTCGITQMEYRERRETLVQKLAAEVHNEHQSHIIVIPAASKQYMSDKIPYVFRQNSDFFYLTGCLEASAILVMVKPAQTSHFKSILFVHDKDEHAELWEGPRTGCHAAARLFAVDEARPIGNFPSYLSQVASSTRPSILWSPRDANREVNDLLAPVWQAGAASGDPQKALHVMRSIKSPAEKELMKETCYIGSQAINMAMAVTKPGVSEHYLTAVLDYSARASGAEHPAFPPVVAGGARATHIHYVTNNQLLNADEMVLVDSGSQRWLYNSDISRTWPVSGKFTKHQRILYELILNVQKRLIQILGEHRPALDQLFDSMCRLLGKHLQQEGILPRNIDGNDLVGKAYRLCPHHVSHYLGIDVHDTPLVRRHMPVKTDMVVTVEPGIYIRPDDTSVPPEFRGIGIRIEDDVLITDGEPLVLTASCVKEPDDVEAVVGKHSL, from the exons ATGCATAATTTTcgtaaaactttatttaatacAG TTTCTAAAAGCCGAAGGAAAGTATGTGGGAAGCCGGAACAGATAATAAGACGCATGTCTGTCATTGATTATCCTTCTGACGAAAAAATGTTGTCAAAATTTCAAATACCCAAAGGAATAATGGGTCAGCCTACATGTCACACCCACCCTCATCTGATTGAACCAGATTTCTTAACTTGCGGTATCACACAGATGGAATACAGGGAAAGGCGGGAAACATTGGTTCAGAAATTAGCTGCTGAAGTTCACAATGAGCATCAGTCACATATA ATAGTGATACCAGCAGCAAGCAAGCAATACATGTCAGACAAAATTCCATATGTGTTCCGACAGAATTCTGACTTCTTTTATCTAACGGGCTGCTTGGAGGCTTCTGCAATTCTAGTCATGGTCAAACCGGCACAAACTAGCCACTTTAAG TCAATCCTGTTCGTTCACGACAAGGACGAGCACGCGGAGCTGTGGGAGGGCCCGCGGACCGGCTGCCACGCGGCCGCGCGCCTCTTCGCGGTCGACGAGGCGCGCCCCATAGGCAACTTCCCTAGCTACTTATCACA AGTAGCCTCATCAACGCGCCCCTCCATCCTCTGGAGCCCCCGCGACGCCAACCGTGAGGTCAACGACCTGCTGGCCCCCGTGTGGCAGGCTGGGGCCGCGTCCGGGGACCCGCAGAAGGCCCTGCACGTGATGAGGTCGATCAAGAGCCCCGCAGAGAAGGAGCTCATGAAGGAGACGTGTTATATTGGGAGTCAGGCTATTAATATGGCCATGGCGGTCACTAAACCTG gcGTATCCGAGCACTACCTGACCGCGGTCCTAGACTACAGCGCCCGCGCCTCGGGGGCGGAGCACCCGGCGTTCCCGCCCGTGGTCGCCGGCGGCGCCCGAGCCACGCACATACACTACGTCACCAACAACCAGCTGCTGAACGCCGACGAAATGGTGCTGGTGGACTCAG GCAGCCAACGCTGGTTATACAACTCGGACATCTCTCGAACGTGGCCGGTGTCCGGGAAGTTCACCAAGCACCAGAGGATATTGTACGAGCTCATACTTAATGTTCAA AAGCGGTTAATACAAATACTAGGCGAGCACCGACCAGCGTTGGACCAGCTGTTCGACTCAATGTGCAGGCTACTAGGCAAGCATCTGCAGCAGGAGGGCATCCTGCCCAGGAACATAGACGGGAACGATCTTGTAGGC AAAGCGTACCGCCTGTGTCCGCACCACGTGTCCCACTACCTGGGGATCGACGTGCACGACACGCCGCTGGTGCGACGGCACATGCCCGTCAAGACGGACATGGTGGTCACCGTGGAGCCTG GCATATACATCCGTCCGGACGACACGTCAGTGCCTCCGGAATTCCGCGGCATCGGGATCCGGATCGAGGACGACGTGCTGATAACGGACGGCGAGCCGCTGGTGCTCACCGCGTCCTGCGTCAAGGAGCCCGACGATGTGGAGGCCGTCGTTGGGAAACATAGCCTGTGA